The proteins below come from a single Rosa rugosa chromosome 2, drRosRugo1.1, whole genome shotgun sequence genomic window:
- the LOC133729357 gene encoding ABC transporter B family member 9-like isoform X1, giving the protein MEGGGGDGDGRAKVNDLDKQKVPFYKLFLFADQYDVGLMIVGSICAIGNGLSQPFMTLIFGSLINTFGHTDRAHIVPMISKVSLKFVYLGIGTGIAAFLQVSCWMVTGERQATRIRSLYLKAILRQDIGYFDTETNTGEIIGRMSGDTILIQDAMGEKVGKFIQLLSTFVGGFVIALVKGWLLTLVLLSCIPAIVFAGGVMAIIVSKMSTRGQRAYAEAGSIVEQTVGAIRTVASFTGEKQAIEKYNKKLKVAYNSTVQQGLATGVGLGTFILIVFGTYGLAIWYGSKMIIEKGYNGGQVINVIFAIMTGGMCLGQTSPSLNAFAAGTAAAYKMLETIKRTPKIDPYDTSGVVLDDIKGEVELKDVYFRYPARPDVQIFAGFSLHVPSGTTTALVGQSGSGKSTVIGLVERFYDPEAGEVLIDGVDLKKLHLRSIREKIGLVSQEPNLFTTTIRENIAYGKENATQEEIRRAIELANAAKFIDKLPQGLDTMVGEHGTSLSGGQKQRIAIARAILKNPRILLLDEATSALDAESERIVQDALVRLMSNRTTIVVAHRLTTIRNADAIAVVHKGKIVEIGTHDDLTQNPEGAYSQLIRLQERAKEKVAEPSDPDNGLDIDRTMSRSGSQRLSAVRSLSKGSSGSRRSFTITSFGVPAPVNCEVQVEEEDEENRVKTKVDPEQRKKVSIKRLAYLNKPELPVLLLGSIAAAGHGVIFPVFGLLLSKAIKMFYEPHNELRKDSKVWAGVYVGIGFFGLFVIPGQNFFFGIAGGKLIERIRALTFQKVVHQQISWFDDPANSSGAIGARLSSDASTVKALVGDALALIAQNIATIIAGLIIGFVANWRLALIIIAVSPLLIGQGILQTKFLKGFSADAKVMYEEASQVANDAIGSIRTVASFCSEKKVMDTYEKKCEGPMKQGVRLGVVSGTGFGASFVVMFFTNALIFYVGAHLVKNGQATFEQVFRVFFALTISAVGVSQSTGMAPDSNKAKDSAASIFQILDSKPKIDSSSDDGITLPSITGEIDLDHVSFKYPTRPDVQIFRDICLKIPSGKTVALVGESGSGKSTVIGLIERFYDPDTGRVLLDGVEIHKFKLNWLRQQIGLVGQEPILFNESIRTNIAYGKQGDATEEEIIAATTASNAHNFISSLPQGYDTSVGERGVQLSGGQKQRIAIARAILKDPKILLLDEATSALDAESERIVQDALDRVMVNRTTVVVAHRLTTIKGADIIAVVKNGVIAEKGSHDFLMKITDGAYASLVALHASAA; this is encoded by the exons atggaaggaggaggaggagatggagatggaagaGCCAAAGTTAACGATCTAGACAAGCAGAAGGTCCCGTTCTACAAGCTGTTTCTGTTCGCAGACCAATATGACGTGGGGTTGATGATCGTTGGGAGTATCTGTGCCATCGGAAACGGGCTGTCGCAGCCGTTCATGACGCTCATCTTCGGCAGTCTTATCAATACTTTCGGACATACTGACCGGGCTCATATCGTCCCCATGATTTCTAAG GTGTCTCTAAAATTTGTGTACTTGGGCATTGGTACTGGCATTGCTGCATTTCTAC AGGTATCATGTTGGATGGTAACTGGGGAAAGACAGGCCACTCGAATTCGAAGCTTGTACTTGAAAGCAATTTTAAGACAGGACATTGGATATTTTGACACCGAAACTAACACTGGAGAGATCATTGGCAGAATGTCAGGGGACACAATTCTCATTCAAGATGCCATGGGAGAAAAG GTGGGGAAGTTCATTCAACTCCTTTCAACTTTTGTAGGCGGTTTTGTAATTGCTTTGGTCAAAGGATGGCTTCTCACCCTGGTATTACTGTCATGTATTCCCGCTATTGTCTTTGCTGGTGGAGTCATGGCCATTATTGTTTCCAAAATGTCAACACGTGGACAGCGTGCTTATGCGGAAGCTGGCAGTATAGTAGAACAAACAGTTGGAGCCATTCGAACA GTTGCATCTTTTACCGGAGAGAAGCAAGCGATAGAAAAATATAACAAGAAGCTAAAGGTTGCCTACAATAGTACAGTTCAACAAGGACTTGCCACAGGAGTTGGACTTGGTACGTTCATACTTATTGTCTTTGGCACTTATGGACTTGCCATATGGTATGGATCCAAAATGATCATCGAAAAAGGATATAACGGAGGCCAAGTCATCAATGTTATATTTGCAATAATGACGGGTGGAAT GTGCCTGGGGCAGACATCACCGTCTTTGAATGCATTTGCAGCAGGGACAGCTGCTGCATACAAAATGCTCGAGACCATCAAACGAACGCCGAAGATTGATCCTTATGATACCTCTGGAGTTGTATTGGACGATATTAAAGGAGAGGTGGAGCTCAAAGACGTCTATTTCAGGTACCCTGCCAGGCCGGACGTGCAGATTTTTGCGGGATTCTCGTTGCATGTTCCGAGTGGCACAACGACTGCTTTGGTTGGGCAGAGTGGAAGTGGGAAGTCAACAGTGATAGGCTTGGTAGAGAGGTTTTATGATCCAGAAGCTGGTGAAGTACTTATAGATGGTGTCGATTTGAAGAAGTTGCATCTTAGATCGATAAGGGAGAAGATTGGGCTTGTAAGTCAAGAGCCGAATCTTTTTACTACAACAATAAGGGAGAACATAGCATATGGGAAGGAAAATGCAACTCAAGAAGAGATTAGAAGAGCAATTGAGCTCGCAAATGCAGCAAAGTTTATTGACAAGTTGCCTCAG GGGCTCGACACAATGGTAGGTGAGCATGGAACATCGCTATCGGGTGGACAAAAGCAAAGAATTGCAATTGCAAGAGCCATTTTAAAGAACCCTAGAATTCTACTTCTGGACGAAGCAACAAGCGCCTTGGATGCTGAGTCGGAGCGAATTGTTCAAGATGCACTGGTGAGATTGATGTCAAATAGAACGACTATAGTTGTTGCACATCGCTTAACAACGATTAGGAATGCTGATGCAATAGCTGTGGTGCATAAAGGGAAAATTGTTGAAATAG GAACTCATGATGACTTGACCCAAAACCCAGAAGGAGCTTACAGCCAACTAATCCGCCTGCAAGAAAGAGCTAAAGAAAAAGTTGCAGAGCCCTCTGATCCAGATAATGGTTTGGATATAGATAGGACAATGAGTAGATCTGGGAGCCAGAGACTTTCAGCAGTGAGATCTTTAAGCAAAGGTTCATCAGGTAGTCGGCGCTCATTCACTATTACTAGCTTTGGTGTTCCTGCTCCAGTTAATTGTGAAGTacaagtagaagaagaagatgaggagaaCCGTGTGAAAACGAAGGTTGATCCGGAGCAACGCAAAAAAGTTTCCATCAAAAGGCTGGCCTATTTGAATAAACCTGAGCTTCCAGTTTTGCTGCTTGGATCTATTGCTGCAGCAGGTCATGGAGTGATTTTTCCTGTCTTCGGCTTACTACTCTCAAAAGCCATCAAGATGTTCTATGAACCGCATAATGAGCTGCGAAAAGACTCCAAAGTTTGGGCAGGAGTGTATGTTGGTATAGGTTTCTTTGGGTTGTTTGTTATTCCAgggcaaaatttcttctttgGAATTGCAGGTGGGAAGCTGATTGAGCGAATTCGTGCCTTGACATTCCAAAAAGTTGTACACCAGCAAATTAGTTGGTTTGATGATCCTGCAAATTCAAG TGGTGCTATTGGTGCAAGGTTGTCTTCTGATGCTTCAACTGTGAAGGCTCTTGTTGGTGACGCATTAGCCTTGATTGCTCAGAACATAGCAACAATCATAGCAGGACTGATTATAGGTTTCGTAGCTAACTGGAGACTAGCGCTTATAATTATAGCTGTGTCGCCATTGTTGATTGGGCAAGGAATACTCCAAACAAAATTTCTTAAAGGGTTTAGTGCCGATGCCAAG GTTATGTATGAAGAAGCAAGTCAAGTGGCAAATGATGCAATTGGTAGCATTCGAACTGTTGCATCATTTTGTTCTGAAAAGAAGGTGATGGATACGTATGAGAAGAAATGTGAAGGTCCAATGAAACAAGGAGTACGACTGGGAGTAGTAAGTGGTACAGGTTTTGGCGCTTCGTTTGTAGTAATGTTCTTCACAAATGCATTAATTTTCTATGTTGGAGCTCATCTTGTGAAAAATGGGCAAGCCACATTTGAACAAGTATTCAGG GTGTTCTTTGCTCTAACTATTTCAGCGGTGGGGGTTTCACAATCTACTGGCATGGCTCCTGACTCCAATAAAGCCAAGGACTCAGCAGCTTCAATATTTCAAATTCTTGATAGCAAGCCTAAGATCGATTCAAGCAGCGATGATGGCATAACACTACCGAGCATTACTGGAGAAATTGATCTTGACCATGTCAGCTTCAAATACCCCACAAGACCAGATGTGCAGATATTCAGGGACATTTGTTTGAAAATCCCTTCTGGAAAG ACTGTTGCTTTGGTTGGAGAGAGTGGCAGTGGGAAATCGACAGTAATAGGCCTTATAGAGCGTTTCTATGACCCCGATACAGGTCGCGTACTGTTAGATGGAGTGGAAATCCACAAGTTCAAGCTAAACTGGTTGAGGCAACAGATTGGTTTGGTTGGTCAAGAACCTATTCTCTTTAATGAGTCAATTCGTACCAACATTGCCTATGGCAAGCAGGGAGATGCAACAGAAGAAGAGATCATAGCGGCAACAACTGCATCAAATGCGCACAATTTCATATCTTCATTGCCTCAAGGATATGACACCTCAGTGGGGGAACGAGGTGTTCAGTTATCAGGCGGACAAAAGCAAAGAATAGCCATTGCAAGGGCTATACTAAAGGACCCAAAAATCCTTTTGCTTGACGAAGCTACCAGTGCACTAGACGCAGAATCAGAACGTATAGTACAAGATGCTTTGGACAGAGTTATGGTGAATAGGACAACTGTTGTTGTTGCTCACCGCCTCACCACAATCAAAGGAGCAGATATAATCGCTGTGGTGAAGAATGGTGTGATTGCTGAGAAGGGAAGCCATGATTTTCTGATGAAGATCACTGATGGGGCTTATGCATCTTTGGTGGCACTTCATGCTAGTGCAGCATGA
- the LOC133729357 gene encoding ABC transporter B family member 9-like isoform X2, producing MEGGGGDGDGRAKVNDLDKQKVPFYKLFLFADQYDVGLMIVGSICAIGNGLSQPFMTLIFGSLINTFGHTDRAHIVPMISKVSLKFVYLGIGTGIAAFLQVSCWMVTGERQATRIRSLYLKAILRQDIGYFDTETNTGEIIGRMSGDTILIQDAMGEKVGKFIQLLSTFVGGFVIALVKGWLLTLVLLSCIPAIVFAGGVMAIIVSKMSTRGQRAYAEAGSIVEQTVGAIRTVASFTGEKQAIEKYNKKLKVAYNSTVQQGLATGVGLGTFILIVFGTYGLAIWYGSKMIIEKGYNGGQVINVIFAIMTGGMCLGQTSPSLNAFAAGTAAAYKMLETIKRTPKIDPYDTSGVVLDDIKGEVELKDVYFRYPARPDVQIFAGFSLHVPSGTTTALVGQSGSGKSTVIGLVERFYDPEAGEVLIDGVDLKKLHLRSIREKIGLVSQEPNLFTTTIRENIAYGKENATQEEIRRAIELANAAKFIDKLPQGLDTMVGEHGTSLSGGQKQRIAIARAILKNPRILLLDEATSALDAESERIVQDALVRLMSNRTTIVVAHRLTTIRNADAIAVVHKGKIVEIGTHDDLTQNPEGAYSQLIRLQERAKEKVAEPSDPDNGLDIDRTMSRSGSQRLSAVRSLSKGSSGSRRSFTITSFGVPAPVNCEVQVEEEDEENRVKTKVDPEQRKKVSIKRLAYLNKPELPVLLLGSIAAAGHGVIFPVFGLLLSKAIKMFYEPHNELRKDSKVWAGVYVGIGFFGLFVIPGQNFFFGIAGGKLIERIRALTFQKVVHQQISWFDDPANSSGAIGARLSSDASTVKALVGDALALIAQNIATIIAGLIIGFVANWRLALIIIAVSPLLIGQGILQTKFLKGFSADAKVMYEEASQVANDAIGSIRTVASFCSEKKVMDTYEKKCEGPMKQGVRLGVVSGTGFGASFVVMFFTNALIFYVGAHLVKNGQATFEQVFRVFFALTISAVGVSQSTGMAPDSNKAKDSAASIFQILDSKPKIDSSSDDGITLPSITGEIDLDHVSFKYPTRPDVQIFRDICLKIPSGKVAYC from the exons atggaaggaggaggaggagatggagatggaagaGCCAAAGTTAACGATCTAGACAAGCAGAAGGTCCCGTTCTACAAGCTGTTTCTGTTCGCAGACCAATATGACGTGGGGTTGATGATCGTTGGGAGTATCTGTGCCATCGGAAACGGGCTGTCGCAGCCGTTCATGACGCTCATCTTCGGCAGTCTTATCAATACTTTCGGACATACTGACCGGGCTCATATCGTCCCCATGATTTCTAAG GTGTCTCTAAAATTTGTGTACTTGGGCATTGGTACTGGCATTGCTGCATTTCTAC AGGTATCATGTTGGATGGTAACTGGGGAAAGACAGGCCACTCGAATTCGAAGCTTGTACTTGAAAGCAATTTTAAGACAGGACATTGGATATTTTGACACCGAAACTAACACTGGAGAGATCATTGGCAGAATGTCAGGGGACACAATTCTCATTCAAGATGCCATGGGAGAAAAG GTGGGGAAGTTCATTCAACTCCTTTCAACTTTTGTAGGCGGTTTTGTAATTGCTTTGGTCAAAGGATGGCTTCTCACCCTGGTATTACTGTCATGTATTCCCGCTATTGTCTTTGCTGGTGGAGTCATGGCCATTATTGTTTCCAAAATGTCAACACGTGGACAGCGTGCTTATGCGGAAGCTGGCAGTATAGTAGAACAAACAGTTGGAGCCATTCGAACA GTTGCATCTTTTACCGGAGAGAAGCAAGCGATAGAAAAATATAACAAGAAGCTAAAGGTTGCCTACAATAGTACAGTTCAACAAGGACTTGCCACAGGAGTTGGACTTGGTACGTTCATACTTATTGTCTTTGGCACTTATGGACTTGCCATATGGTATGGATCCAAAATGATCATCGAAAAAGGATATAACGGAGGCCAAGTCATCAATGTTATATTTGCAATAATGACGGGTGGAAT GTGCCTGGGGCAGACATCACCGTCTTTGAATGCATTTGCAGCAGGGACAGCTGCTGCATACAAAATGCTCGAGACCATCAAACGAACGCCGAAGATTGATCCTTATGATACCTCTGGAGTTGTATTGGACGATATTAAAGGAGAGGTGGAGCTCAAAGACGTCTATTTCAGGTACCCTGCCAGGCCGGACGTGCAGATTTTTGCGGGATTCTCGTTGCATGTTCCGAGTGGCACAACGACTGCTTTGGTTGGGCAGAGTGGAAGTGGGAAGTCAACAGTGATAGGCTTGGTAGAGAGGTTTTATGATCCAGAAGCTGGTGAAGTACTTATAGATGGTGTCGATTTGAAGAAGTTGCATCTTAGATCGATAAGGGAGAAGATTGGGCTTGTAAGTCAAGAGCCGAATCTTTTTACTACAACAATAAGGGAGAACATAGCATATGGGAAGGAAAATGCAACTCAAGAAGAGATTAGAAGAGCAATTGAGCTCGCAAATGCAGCAAAGTTTATTGACAAGTTGCCTCAG GGGCTCGACACAATGGTAGGTGAGCATGGAACATCGCTATCGGGTGGACAAAAGCAAAGAATTGCAATTGCAAGAGCCATTTTAAAGAACCCTAGAATTCTACTTCTGGACGAAGCAACAAGCGCCTTGGATGCTGAGTCGGAGCGAATTGTTCAAGATGCACTGGTGAGATTGATGTCAAATAGAACGACTATAGTTGTTGCACATCGCTTAACAACGATTAGGAATGCTGATGCAATAGCTGTGGTGCATAAAGGGAAAATTGTTGAAATAG GAACTCATGATGACTTGACCCAAAACCCAGAAGGAGCTTACAGCCAACTAATCCGCCTGCAAGAAAGAGCTAAAGAAAAAGTTGCAGAGCCCTCTGATCCAGATAATGGTTTGGATATAGATAGGACAATGAGTAGATCTGGGAGCCAGAGACTTTCAGCAGTGAGATCTTTAAGCAAAGGTTCATCAGGTAGTCGGCGCTCATTCACTATTACTAGCTTTGGTGTTCCTGCTCCAGTTAATTGTGAAGTacaagtagaagaagaagatgaggagaaCCGTGTGAAAACGAAGGTTGATCCGGAGCAACGCAAAAAAGTTTCCATCAAAAGGCTGGCCTATTTGAATAAACCTGAGCTTCCAGTTTTGCTGCTTGGATCTATTGCTGCAGCAGGTCATGGAGTGATTTTTCCTGTCTTCGGCTTACTACTCTCAAAAGCCATCAAGATGTTCTATGAACCGCATAATGAGCTGCGAAAAGACTCCAAAGTTTGGGCAGGAGTGTATGTTGGTATAGGTTTCTTTGGGTTGTTTGTTATTCCAgggcaaaatttcttctttgGAATTGCAGGTGGGAAGCTGATTGAGCGAATTCGTGCCTTGACATTCCAAAAAGTTGTACACCAGCAAATTAGTTGGTTTGATGATCCTGCAAATTCAAG TGGTGCTATTGGTGCAAGGTTGTCTTCTGATGCTTCAACTGTGAAGGCTCTTGTTGGTGACGCATTAGCCTTGATTGCTCAGAACATAGCAACAATCATAGCAGGACTGATTATAGGTTTCGTAGCTAACTGGAGACTAGCGCTTATAATTATAGCTGTGTCGCCATTGTTGATTGGGCAAGGAATACTCCAAACAAAATTTCTTAAAGGGTTTAGTGCCGATGCCAAG GTTATGTATGAAGAAGCAAGTCAAGTGGCAAATGATGCAATTGGTAGCATTCGAACTGTTGCATCATTTTGTTCTGAAAAGAAGGTGATGGATACGTATGAGAAGAAATGTGAAGGTCCAATGAAACAAGGAGTACGACTGGGAGTAGTAAGTGGTACAGGTTTTGGCGCTTCGTTTGTAGTAATGTTCTTCACAAATGCATTAATTTTCTATGTTGGAGCTCATCTTGTGAAAAATGGGCAAGCCACATTTGAACAAGTATTCAGG GTGTTCTTTGCTCTAACTATTTCAGCGGTGGGGGTTTCACAATCTACTGGCATGGCTCCTGACTCCAATAAAGCCAAGGACTCAGCAGCTTCAATATTTCAAATTCTTGATAGCAAGCCTAAGATCGATTCAAGCAGCGATGATGGCATAACACTACCGAGCATTACTGGAGAAATTGATCTTGACCATGTCAGCTTCAAATACCCCACAAGACCAGATGTGCAGATATTCAGGGACATTTGTTTGAAAATCCCTTCTGGAAAG GTCGCGTACTGTTAG
- the LOC133730089 gene encoding uncharacterized protein LOC133730089 produces MTAIGLKFKENEKAEISALLDQLLGMNFDTSESVREHIMKIIHITTRLGELEIAFSDAFIVHLALIRLPPSFGPLKTAYFSQKEKWDLNELIAICVQEEELIKSHMTVSVNLVNKQKWKGKGKAVASSAANSGEGTSGTKPYQLGPKKGVNKGKKPGTFKCFFCKKEGHIKKNCKGFKDWLVKKGLHNKEGTKEK; encoded by the exons ATGACTGCTATTGGCCTGAAGTTTAAGGAGAATGAGAAAGCAGAGATTTCAGCCTTACTAGATCAGCTTTTAGGCATGAATTTTGACACCTCAGAGAGTGTTAGGGAGCATATAATGAAAATTATTCACATAACCACTAGACTTGGTGAACTGGAGATTGCATTCTCTGATGCCTTCATTGTTCACTTGGCCCTGATCCGTCTTCCTCCTAGTTTTGGCCCACTGAAGACTGCATATTTTTCACAGAAGGAAAAATGGGACTTGAATGAGCTTATAGCAATTTGTGTGcaggaagaagagctaattAAGAGCCATATGACTGTGTCTGTGAATCTGGTTAACAAGCAGAAATGGAAAGGTAAGGGCAAAGCTGTAGCGTCTAGTGCTGCAAATTCTGGTGAGGGCACAAGCGGGACTAAGCCATATCAACTTGGTCCTAAGAAAGGCGTCAATAAGGGCAAGAAACCTGGGACATTTAAGTGTTTTTTCTGCAAGAAGGAAGGGCACATTAAAAAGAACTGTAAGGGTTTTAAAGATTGGCTTGTGAAAAAGG GGCTTCATAACAAGGAGGGCACCAAGGAAAAATGA